The genome window ATAGAGTATTTTTTAAAAGCTAAAGAGCTAGGAAGAGATGATGTATGGTTAAACTCTGAATTAGCATGGGCTTATGATGAGATGGGAAATTATCAAGAGGGAATAAGATATCTTCAAAGAGCTGAAGAGTTAGGAAGAGATGATACTTGGTTAAATTCAGAATATGGAATAGCTTTAGGAAGAACAGGAAGAAATGAGTTAGCTCTAGAGAAGTTATTTAAGGCAGTTGAGCAGGGAAGAAAAGATGATTGGATCTATTCTGAGATAGCCTATAATTATGGTAGATTAAATAAACCACAAGAGGCATTAGATTACCTTGAAAAATCTGAAAAATTAGGAAGAGAAGATATTTGGTTAAATTCAGAAAAAGGTTGGAACTTAAATGAATTAGGAAAATATCAAGAGGCTCTTTTATATTTTAAGAAAGTGATTGAGATGGGTAGAGAAGATGAATGGATATATTCTCAACTTGCATGGACACTAGAAAAATTAAATAGAGAAGAGGATGCTATAGAAAATTATAAAAAAGCTTTAACTTATAATAAATATGATTCTTGGATACTTTACCATTTAGGAAGATGTTTAAGGAAAACAGGAAGTTTTATTGAAGCTATTAAATATATGAAAAAAGCTTCAGAAAAAGGTGAATTAAATGGTTGGGTAGATTTAGAACTGGCTTGGAATTTTGCTGAACTTGGAGAAAAGGAAGCTGCAAAAGAGTATTTGAACAAGGTTAAAAATTATTTAGACATCAATAATGAAGATGTAAGTAAAGATTATAAAATTATTAACTCTATATTAGAAACTATTCCAAATTTTTTCTCTTAAAAATAAGAAAGTAAGAAAAAGAGGTAAAAAGCATATATACAATGCTTGATACCTCTTTTTTAGTTTCTACTATTTGCAGATAAATTGGTTTGTTTCCTCATTATAGATATAGCCATTATCATTAAAACGAGCTAGTATAGTATCTTTTTCAACATCTTCTCCCTCACAAAAGTCATCAAGAGAAGAGTAGAAATCTCTCAATTTCATATTAACCATACTATAGGCTATATTAATATCCATAACTAAATAATTTGCTCCCATTACTTAATCTCCTTTTTTAAAATTTTAATAATTTCATTTTTATTTAAAGGTTCAAGATTATACATTTTTTCTTCAATATCTCTATTTAATTGAACAATTGCATTGCTAGCTCCACTTTTAACAAGTCTATCTTCAAGATGAACTTTAGGACTAAAATTAAATTGTTGTTTCATTAAATTACAATAAAGCTCATAGAACTCTAAATCATCTTTTGCTCTTTTCATAGATTTGAAGTCATATTTTATTCCTTTATTTTCTTTTTTTCTTCTAAGAAGTAAAAATAGTAAAATTAGTATAATAAGCCCTTCACCAATCATTATACCATAAATTTTTATTAAATGTTTATGATCTGTTGAATCTAAAACTTCTTCAGAGATAGCAGGGATATTATTGATCACCACTTTATCTAATTTTTGTTGTTTTGGTTCTTCCTTAGAAACATTTGAAGTTGCAGGAAGAGATTGCTGTTGTGTAGGTTTAGCATTATTTAGATTGCTGTTAGTTGTACCTGCTCCTAAAACTTTTAAAGATTTACTAGGAATTGTAAAATATTTATAGCTTTTACTTTCTGTATCAAAATATGGTATTTTAATTTCTGGAATAGCTTTTTCATTAGTAGTTCTAGGTATAAAAGCTATCTCAAAAGTTTTTTCACTATAGTATTTTCCGTTGATAATCTTTTCACTGCTACTTTTTACACTTTCAAAAATATTAAATCCTGCTATATCGTATGGAATAATCTTTTCTAAAGTATCTAAGTTTACATCTCCATAAAGTTTTAAAGTAAGTAAAATAGACTCTCCTATGTTTACCTCATCTCTATTCCAACTAAATTCACCTTTTAATTTTCCAACTACATTTTGAAATCCTGTAGGCTGATTTGTAGGTAAAGGGAGAATATTTAATTTAATCTCCTCTCCACCTAAATATACAACAGGTTGTCTTCCATAATACCACATATCATTGTTGTTATTTTCAACAACTGCTATATGAGCACTTTTTATAGTTTTCTCTCCAGAAGAGTTAGGTTGTAAAATACTTTGTTGTAAAGTCAATTCTAACCCTTGTTTGCCTTGAGGAGTTGTAAAAGTTTTTTCTGGGTATCTTCTATTTTGTTCTGTAGGGAAAATGTCTTTTACAGAAAAATTATTAAAAACTGGAGGATCAACATACTTCATATCACTTATAGGTACAGTAGTAAGCAGTTTTTCCTCAAAAGGTATTTTCTCACCAAAGTAGTACTCTTGATTATTTTTAGGTTCTGTTTTTAAACTAATCTTATCTGATATATTGACATTACTAACTTTTGCCTCTTTTGAAACAATTATTTCTAAAGGATTAGAAGTTTCTTTTCCTCCTTTTAATTGTAGAGTAAAAGTTCCCTCTTTAATTGGAAGAAGAGTATATTTATCCAATATAGTTGATGATTTTTTACCATTTACTACAGTATAACTTCTTTGTACACCTTTTGAAAGCACTTTAAAATTATCAAGTCCTTCAATAGTATAATCTTCTCTATCACTATTTGTAAATTCTACATTTAAAGCAATAGGCTCATTTACCCTTGGATTTGTATTATTTACATCTAAGGTTGCCTCTGTAAATGTAAGAACACTTATCAATAAAAATAGAAGTAAACTTACTATTTTTTTCATATTTTCACCTCATATTTACCATTTGTTATTAGAATTTCCAGTTTCAATATTCATAACTCTCTCATTATTTTTAAATGATTGTTTTTCATTACCTTCAAGTCTTTTTAAGATAACTCCAATTTCATTCTTTTTAATGTCCTCTTTAGAGTCTTTTATATCACCTGTGGAAGCTCTACCACCTTGATTTTTATCTTTTTGATCTTGTGGTTGATTGTTATTTTCTTGATTTTCTCCACTATTATTTTGTTGATTTTGATCTTGTTGATCATTACCATTTTGATTATTTTGCTGATCATTGTTTTGTTGATCTTGTTTATTCTGTTGATTATTATTTTGCTGATCTTGATTGTTCTTATCTTTCTGATTATTATTATCAGAATTATTTTGCTTGTCATTTTGTTGTTTATTATCTTGTGAGTTATCCTTTTGATCTTGGTTATTACTATCATTATTTTTTTGTTGTTGATCATTTTGATTATTATTATTTTGCTCTTGATTATCTTTGCTATTCTGATTGTTTTTATCTTGGTTTTGATTATTTTGCTTTTCTTGATTCTTATCTTTATTTTCCTGTTGATTATCTTGTTTATTTTGATTATCTTGATTTTGTTGTTGCTCTTTTTCTAAATCTTCAATCTTCTTTAAAACAATCTCATAATTCTTTTTAATATTTATATCATCAGATGATTTCATAGCTTTTTTATACTCTTCAAGAGCTAATTTATAATTTTTCTTTGCTTCTTCTGGATTTTCCTTCATTAAACTATCACCTAAAAAAGCATAGGAATTTCCTCTTAAAAAGAACTCATCACTTTCATTTTCAATAACCTCTTTATGTTTTTTCTCCTCATAAAAAGATTTAATAATATTCTTTTTTACATTGGGATTACCTTTTAATTTTAGAGAAAGTTCATAGTTTTTCCTAGCCTCTTCAAAGTTTTCATTCTTAAAAAAAGAGTTTCCTTTAGAGATATAATAATATGCTCTAGCACTATTGAGGTTGATGCCAAAAGCAAAGAGAGAAAGAAGAAGCAACAAAATAGATATTACCTTATTTTTCATCTTTTGCACCTCCCCTTAAAAGATATCCTAAAAGAATAAATATCATTCCTATTCCAAGTGGAATTTGAAAATATTTTTTATATACAGTCATATTTTCATTTCTTTGATTTTTTCTTTCAAGATTAGCTGTATCTTTAAAAAAGTCTATTGTATTATCCTTTAAATTATTTACTTCATAATATTTTCCATTACTACTTTCAGCTAGTTTTTTCATAAAATCTGAATTTAATTTGCTTACTACTGGAGAGCCATTTTCATCTTTAATAAAACCAACTTTTTTACCATTGATATACTCTGGAAGAATACTTCCCTCATCTGTACCTATTCCAATAGCATAGACATTGAGTTTATGTTTTTTCACAAAGTCCAAAGACTTTTTATCAAAATCTCCACCATCTGAAAGTATAATAATAGTTTTATTTTCGCTTTGAATCTCATTAAAAGATTTTTCAGCTAATTCCAATGCTTGATAAAGCTCAGTTCCTCCACCAGAAATTAAGTTTGAATCAAGGGCATTAATATAGTTGCTACCTATTGAGTAATCATCAGTAAGTGGCATTTGAATATATGCACTATCTGAATATGGGATAAACCCTATTCTATCTCCCTTTAAATTGTGTAACAGTTTTTCAAGAGTTCTTTTAGCTCCCTCAAGTCTATTTGGATAAACATCCTCTGCCATCATAGAACGTGAAGTATCTATAAGAGCGTAGATATTTAATCCCTTTACCTCTACGTTTTCACTATCAACAGGTTTTTGTGGTGAAAGTAAAGATATAGCTACTAGCAAAGCTCCACAACTAATTAAAAATATTTTTAAACTTTGAACAAAATTATATTTTTTCATTTTTAATATACTTAATATTCTATTTCTTTTTTGCATACCTATAATCATCAGAATGAGTATAAGCAGTGGAATTATACAGTATATTAAAAGATTAAGATTTCCAAATTCC of uncultured Fusobacterium sp. contains these proteins:
- a CDS encoding DUF4250 domain-containing protein, with protein sequence MGANYLVMDINIAYSMVNMKLRDFYSSLDDFCEGEDVEKDTILARFNDNGYIYNEETNQFICK
- a CDS encoding BatD family protein; the encoded protein is MKKIVSLLLFLLISVLTFTEATLDVNNTNPRVNEPIALNVEFTNSDREDYTIEGLDNFKVLSKGVQRSYTVVNGKKSSTILDKYTLLPIKEGTFTLQLKGGKETSNPLEIIVSKEAKVSNVNISDKISLKTEPKNNQEYYFGEKIPFEEKLLTTVPISDMKYVDPPVFNNFSVKDIFPTEQNRRYPEKTFTTPQGKQGLELTLQQSILQPNSSGEKTIKSAHIAVVENNNNDMWYYGRQPVVYLGGEEIKLNILPLPTNQPTGFQNVVGKLKGEFSWNRDEVNIGESILLTLKLYGDVNLDTLEKIIPYDIAGFNIFESVKSSSEKIINGKYYSEKTFEIAFIPRTTNEKAIPEIKIPYFDTESKSYKYFTIPSKSLKVLGAGTTNSNLNNAKPTQQQSLPATSNVSKEEPKQQKLDKVVINNIPAISEEVLDSTDHKHLIKIYGIMIGEGLIILILLFLLLRRKKENKGIKYDFKSMKRAKDDLEFYELYCNLMKQQFNFSPKVHLEDRLVKSGASNAIVQLNRDIEEKMYNLEPLNKNEIIKILKKEIK
- a CDS encoding VWA domain-containing protein translates to MEFGNLNLLIYCIIPLLILILMIIGMQKRNRILSILKMKKYNFVQSLKIFLISCGALLVAISLLSPQKPVDSENVEVKGLNIYALIDTSRSMMAEDVYPNRLEGAKRTLEKLLHNLKGDRIGFIPYSDSAYIQMPLTDDYSIGSNYINALDSNLISGGGTELYQALELAEKSFNEIQSENKTIIILSDGGDFDKKSLDFVKKHKLNVYAIGIGTDEGSILPEYINGKKVGFIKDENGSPVVSKLNSDFMKKLAESSNGKYYEVNNLKDNTIDFFKDTANLERKNQRNENMTVYKKYFQIPLGIGMIFILLGYLLRGGAKDEK